The following proteins are encoded in a genomic region of Leptospira fainei serovar Hurstbridge str. BUT 6:
- a CDS encoding PP2C family protein-serine/threonine phosphatase, with protein sequence MRNILLVFVSVILFGVILFAGLLKSSSKESRLPFYFYPNGMIALSVGEYTDLIGLKIDLLEYEISRKLGEDNAETNRTFHFYGKDRSVSRDVSFIFRSAFDVLRDFSWDIGLSLLYFSVAIWFFFYTRDLFIFLLFGSFSSLFLFNFFLLAFQDFVFPFFFFLYFSGFLILDVSYRLRGKEIPSRWFAPQVIFSIVASYVGASQKANPDLFQFLSNAGIHFNAGAAAICILQLIFHTFRNPTQFQAVFKKLCLVLAFFLATIVPFFMTRLGSAQVPLMIRPYLIVAFLLFPPLVIYGTYTYSLVPVQIAFSSSLTSIYSILILTLGYLFGLEFFVRWNPEFLGAHQTEWNLFYVILSAYFLSPLNNKLYSWIDYWSFRNNPRLHTALEELSVMIGAPISMRATINNLIRRLEEALEVYKLQVLIPADKFPRTDLRNMNFVRIPFGSEIWKYFEDHTEVTVTSHLAYGLGIRESVFKFLHQMEVQLAYPLFNFERGKEVIAVFLVGEKRNRRNFTLGELRFLKECTRLASLLIRNYSLLVDEVEKKRIVRDLNMASILDKTLHLPELETIPETNVGYFSIPAVGISGDYLDILRIDPKRQLLILGDVSGHGLGSGYLVSAVRGIIRRYLGDSSSLPQIFRAINLFLIERYRGSEFMTSIAGVYNSSDGAFSFVNAGHTPPICIRKGGRVELRNETQRVLGVLPTDYKLLTIHLNPGDKLVLFTDGVTETFNDNEEIFGEENLQRLLSSNHHLGAQELADLVRKTLEEYRNNKEPSDDVSFICLEVFD encoded by the coding sequence TTGAGAAATATCCTTCTTGTTTTCGTTTCCGTCATTTTGTTCGGCGTAATTCTGTTTGCCGGATTATTAAAATCATCTTCGAAAGAATCCAGACTACCTTTCTATTTTTATCCAAACGGAATGATCGCGCTATCCGTCGGAGAATACACGGATCTCATCGGTTTAAAAATCGATCTTTTGGAATATGAAATATCGCGTAAATTAGGGGAGGATAATGCCGAGACGAATCGAACGTTTCATTTCTATGGAAAAGATCGAAGTGTTTCGAGAGACGTATCGTTCATTTTCCGTTCGGCCTTCGACGTCTTACGAGATTTTTCCTGGGATATCGGCCTTTCGCTCCTTTATTTCTCGGTCGCGATATGGTTTTTCTTTTACACCAGGGATTTGTTTATCTTTCTCCTTTTCGGATCCTTTTCTTCCTTATTTCTATTTAACTTTTTCCTCTTAGCATTCCAGGATTTCGTTTTCCCGTTCTTTTTCTTTCTCTACTTTAGCGGTTTTTTAATTTTGGATGTCTCTTACAGACTTCGAGGTAAGGAAATCCCTTCTCGTTGGTTTGCACCCCAAGTGATCTTCTCGATTGTTGCGTCCTACGTTGGAGCATCGCAAAAAGCAAATCCCGATCTATTTCAATTTCTTTCCAACGCTGGGATTCACTTTAACGCGGGTGCGGCAGCGATCTGCATTCTTCAGCTGATCTTTCATACGTTTCGAAACCCGACCCAATTCCAAGCTGTATTTAAAAAGCTTTGTCTCGTACTAGCCTTCTTCTTAGCGACGATCGTACCTTTTTTCATGACGAGACTCGGATCCGCTCAAGTTCCGCTGATGATTCGTCCTTATTTGATCGTCGCATTTCTCCTGTTCCCACCGTTAGTCATTTACGGAACCTATACATACTCGCTAGTTCCGGTTCAGATTGCATTCAGTTCGTCTTTGACTTCAATTTATTCCATTTTGATTCTCACTTTGGGATATCTTTTCGGTTTGGAATTTTTCGTGCGTTGGAATCCCGAATTTTTAGGCGCCCATCAAACGGAATGGAATTTGTTCTATGTCATTTTATCCGCGTATTTCCTTAGTCCCCTGAATAATAAATTATACTCATGGATCGATTATTGGAGTTTTCGAAATAATCCGAGACTTCATACGGCGTTGGAAGAACTTTCGGTGATGATCGGTGCGCCGATTTCAATGCGTGCGACCATTAATAATCTTATACGTCGATTAGAGGAGGCGCTCGAAGTATATAAACTGCAGGTTTTAATTCCGGCTGATAAATTCCCGCGAACCGACCTTCGGAATATGAATTTTGTGCGGATACCTTTCGGATCCGAGATTTGGAAGTATTTCGAAGATCATACCGAAGTCACCGTGACCTCGCACTTAGCTTACGGCTTAGGAATCCGCGAATCCGTATTCAAGTTCTTACATCAAATGGAAGTCCAATTAGCCTACCCGCTCTTTAATTTCGAACGTGGAAAGGAAGTTATCGCCGTATTTTTAGTCGGTGAAAAGCGAAATCGCAGGAATTTTACTCTTGGGGAGCTGCGTTTCCTTAAGGAATGCACTCGCTTAGCATCTCTTCTGATTCGAAATTACAGCCTGCTCGTCGACGAAGTGGAAAAAAAACGGATCGTCAGGGATTTGAATATGGCTTCCATCCTGGATAAAACGCTTCATTTACCCGAATTGGAAACGATTCCGGAAACTAATGTAGGTTATTTTTCCATTCCTGCAGTGGGAATCTCGGGTGATTACTTAGATATTTTGCGAATAGATCCTAAACGGCAATTATTGATTCTTGGAGACGTATCAGGCCATGGATTAGGTTCAGGCTATCTAGTTTCCGCAGTAAGAGGAATTATCCGCCGATACTTGGGCGATTCATCTTCATTACCGCAGATTTTTCGTGCGATCAACCTCTTCTTGATCGAAAGATATAGAGGAAGCGAGTTCATGACTTCCATTGCAGGCGTATATAATTCTTCCGATGGTGCATTTTCATTCGTTAATGCCGGTCATACTCCGCCGATTTGCATTCGAAAGGGAGGAAGAGTAGAGCTTCGAAACGAAACTCAAAGAGTTTTAGGTGTTCTTCCTACCGATTATAAGCTTCTTACCATACATTTAAATCCCGGAGATAAGTTAGTACTCTTCACAGATGGAGTAACGGAGACCTTTAATGATAACGAAGAGATCTTCGGAGAAGAAAATCTTCAACGTTTATTGTCTTCGAATCATCATTTAGGTGCGCAAGAACTAGCTGATCTAGTAAGAAAGACTCTTGAAGAGTACAGAAATAATAAAGAACCTAGTGATGATGTTTCGTTTATATGTTTGGAAGTGTTCGATTAA
- a CDS encoding suppressor of fused domain protein, producing MKEVLEPKIVYQEANPYGSFTAYLEDDGQTVYLYLQAEENPEFSMKSVWVCNRVQAPKNRTEEDLRSGLAPLLIEEEVTDPSPIPAFDQEDIHFIWTEEGTGVSFFYKEELIAYLPPWSGVKDFHGYSIYAKIDAITAYPLGNAEFGIIPDRIRRDRNHWESRASNGSWKRIQELRLGFLENVFGKHEKYWSADGGKFPQLGIARFRWDLLPDVYIYATVGMSAQNMPGVELYRKDYEDYSRVELLFAAKISDEDRSESWIPHQIGEIIRFPWSMGKWFGHGHTISMSRRDPEALYVTFTSLLIKELDNRNGHPPLSGLLAENGKPIRFLSLLPISEEEKEVIQGRGANEFLSLWEKDNLVWIHDPERTSVI from the coding sequence ATGAAGGAAGTCTTAGAACCTAAAATCGTATACCAAGAAGCCAATCCGTATGGCTCCTTTACCGCGTATTTGGAAGATGACGGACAAACTGTTTATCTTTACTTGCAGGCGGAAGAGAATCCGGAATTTTCGATGAAATCAGTTTGGGTATGTAATCGAGTGCAGGCTCCGAAGAATCGTACCGAAGAGGACCTCCGTTCAGGCCTAGCCCCTCTACTTATCGAGGAGGAGGTAACGGATCCATCTCCAATTCCCGCTTTTGACCAAGAGGATATTCACTTTATTTGGACTGAAGAAGGAACCGGAGTCTCTTTTTTTTATAAGGAAGAACTCATCGCCTATCTTCCGCCTTGGTCGGGGGTAAAAGACTTCCACGGGTATTCAATCTACGCAAAAATTGATGCGATTACTGCATATCCGCTGGGAAATGCAGAGTTTGGAATCATCCCGGATCGAATACGACGGGACCGTAATCATTGGGAATCACGAGCCTCTAACGGTAGTTGGAAACGAATCCAAGAGCTTCGTCTCGGTTTTTTAGAAAACGTTTTCGGGAAGCATGAAAAGTATTGGTCGGCCGACGGCGGTAAGTTTCCCCAACTCGGTATAGCTCGATTCCGATGGGATTTACTTCCGGACGTTTACATTTATGCGACTGTCGGTATGAGTGCGCAAAATATGCCGGGTGTCGAACTTTATCGAAAAGATTATGAAGACTATTCTAGAGTCGAGCTATTATTTGCCGCGAAAATTTCGGATGAAGATCGTTCGGAAAGTTGGATTCCGCATCAAATAGGAGAGATTATCCGATTTCCATGGAGCATGGGTAAGTGGTTCGGTCACGGTCATACGATCTCAATGAGTCGAAGAGATCCGGAAGCTTTATATGTTACTTTTACTTCACTTTTAATAAAGGAATTGGATAATCGGAATGGACATCCTCCACTTTCAGGCTTACTCGCTGAAAACGGCAAACCCATTCGGTTTCTATCGTTGCTACCTATTTCGGAAGAAGAAAAGGAAGTCATTCAGGGTCGCGGCGCGAACGAATTTCTTTCACTTTGGGAAAAAGATAATCTTGTTTGGATCCATGATCCAGAGAGAACGTCAGTAATTTGA
- a CDS encoding thiolase family protein, giving the protein MNYPVLLGVADSTTDDFSESEYKDWNSDRKVFHHYQKSITDLLHFLELKQTIIAREMTDFVSIEPSSLGKQGYGHSVRIANELGFTGMRTHLIDLGGASVTGAIGQARSILLSDPESVILIAAADIPKSAFKLVSDLKRVNETVCHPEFELDNGATLISMYGLLMKRMMFEDGITQDDLIEITKQFRTNAIANPRAYQYKQEITEKQISRAIADPYPSPMIAIVTDHGFATLLMSEKKADEWKTKGWIRKDLAPVYLAGATHTAHSEYFILKGGFKTPATNSGEKLFAQSGYERDELDYAWIYDCFTGMIILQSAEYFQLSKKKVTESLKTGKISFKNGKTIPINLLGGILNYQAAMSVSAATGLVDIASQYGLYAKPDLLGKQDPFYPKLSLLGGNGGVDSINSVALFSSKRPGKKHVERKPNLKPLTLNKLGADEGEAGIVWSSTTVNMNPGFPWKPPYSLVIVKLGINRFILANLHEKNGNLVKTGDQLEYDKTKVTITREGRRWKAILS; this is encoded by the coding sequence GTGAATTATCCCGTACTTTTAGGCGTTGCCGATAGCACGACCGATGATTTTTCCGAATCGGAATACAAAGATTGGAACAGTGATCGGAAAGTCTTTCATCATTATCAGAAATCCATAACGGACTTACTCCATTTTTTGGAATTGAAACAAACGATTATAGCTCGAGAGATGACCGACTTTGTCAGTATTGAGCCTTCTTCACTCGGAAAACAGGGATATGGGCATAGTGTTCGAATCGCAAATGAATTAGGTTTTACCGGAATGCGCACGCATTTGATAGACCTAGGAGGCGCTAGCGTGACAGGCGCGATCGGACAGGCGCGATCTATACTTCTTTCCGATCCCGAATCCGTAATATTGATTGCAGCGGCGGATATTCCTAAATCCGCATTTAAGTTGGTTTCGGATTTAAAGAGAGTTAACGAAACGGTTTGTCATCCGGAATTCGAATTGGATAACGGGGCGACTTTGATTTCTATGTACGGTCTCTTGATGAAACGGATGATGTTCGAAGACGGGATAACTCAAGACGATTTAATCGAAATTACGAAACAGTTTAGAACAAATGCGATTGCGAATCCGCGAGCTTACCAGTATAAACAGGAAATTACCGAAAAGCAAATTTCTCGAGCCATTGCCGATCCGTATCCTTCTCCTATGATAGCAATCGTAACGGATCATGGGTTTGCAACGTTGCTAATGAGCGAAAAGAAAGCGGATGAGTGGAAAACAAAAGGTTGGATTCGGAAAGACCTTGCACCCGTTTATCTTGCCGGTGCGACGCATACCGCTCACAGCGAATATTTTATTTTGAAAGGAGGGTTCAAGACACCTGCGACGAATTCGGGAGAAAAATTATTTGCCCAGTCCGGCTATGAACGGGATGAACTGGATTATGCTTGGATTTACGATTGCTTTACCGGAATGATAATCCTACAGTCGGCGGAATATTTTCAACTTTCGAAAAAGAAAGTGACCGAATCTTTAAAGACCGGAAAAATTTCTTTCAAGAACGGAAAGACGATCCCGATAAATTTATTAGGCGGGATTCTAAATTATCAAGCCGCAATGTCGGTTTCCGCAGCGACGGGACTCGTGGATATTGCAAGTCAATATGGACTTTATGCAAAACCCGATCTACTCGGCAAACAAGATCCTTTCTATCCGAAACTTTCCCTTCTCGGCGGAAACGGCGGAGTCGATAGCATCAACTCGGTAGCTTTATTTTCTTCGAAACGTCCGGGAAAAAAACACGTTGAAAGAAAACCTAATCTGAAACCTCTCACTCTGAACAAGCTAGGCGCCGATGAGGGAGAAGCTGGAATCGTATGGTCCTCCACGACAGTGAATATGAATCCTGGTTTTCCTTGGAAACCTCCGTACTCGCTGGTTATAGTAAAATTAGGAATCAATCGATTCATTCTTGCTAATTTACATGAAAAAAATGGAAACTTAGTAAAGACGGGCGATCAATTGGAATACGATAAAACAAAAGTAACTATCACTCGGGAAGGCAGACGTTGGAAGGCGATTCTTTCTTAA
- a CDS encoding MaoC family dehydratase has product MYQKGKTFDEISIGDSASFTKTITETDIYLFAGISGDFNPLHVDEEYAKTTPFGTRIAHGGLAASLLAPVLGMKLPGLGTIALETVTKFRKPVFPGDTITCKVEVKEKIPRLKAVAMNIEWKNQKGEIIGKGECKVIPPGPSAE; this is encoded by the coding sequence ATGTATCAAAAAGGAAAGACCTTCGATGAAATTTCAATCGGAGATTCGGCGAGTTTTACTAAGACAATTACTGAAACCGATATTTATTTATTTGCCGGAATCAGCGGCGATTTTAACCCGTTGCATGTCGATGAAGAATACGCGAAAACGACTCCTTTCGGAACGAGGATTGCACACGGCGGTCTAGCCGCGTCTCTACTTGCTCCGGTCCTCGGCATGAAGCTTCCCGGGTTGGGAACGATCGCATTAGAGACGGTAACAAAATTTCGAAAACCCGTTTTTCCGGGAGATACGATCACCTGCAAAGTCGAAGTGAAAGAAAAAATTCCGCGTCTTAAGGCAGTTGCGATGAATATCGAGTGGAAGAATCAAAAGGGCGAAATCATCGGCAAAGGGGAATGCAAAGTTATTCCTCCGGGTCCGTCCGCCGAATAA
- a CDS encoding acyl-CoA dehydrogenase family protein — MMFLNPYLNSSDLEFYEMVKKFSKEKVFPSVEERDEHGTWGDEIWKEMGSMGLLGMAVPEEYGGQGGTCLQCCIAQESFNAGSLDGGFGLSWGAHMIIGTLPILFQGTEEQKRKYLPKLATGEWIAGLGLTEPDSGSDAAGMLTFAQKVDGGFILNGSKMYITNGPIGQVFIIMARTTKSRGPMGVSAFIVESHMKGFYVSKVLKKLGHNTSTTAELSFQDLFVPEENLLGPLNSGFLRIGKATLEWERTVLVAAVPGGMEFSLEAGIEYAWKRHQFGKPILSFYGIQEKLARNWIYLCASRRLIYFVANKKDSDPSSSLPLESSALKVFVTETAEELASEAVQLFGGMGYMRECPASRLYRDVKLGTIGGGTSEIQRSIISSTFSGYEKFFGVLEHSYSEDVRQKAEKELADSPQGKFLASAKRLVRSIGQNPERKKKQVWEFAFADLLVLTAVLQLGFWDAVQSTSEYESKDRIRDLRLLTFFAGTRFLKNASFLKDLDSQGTKFLLQEFYELDTVDKDVADCIEFLKAGILGGVVV; from the coding sequence ATTATGTTCTTAAATCCATATTTGAATTCATCAGACCTTGAGTTTTACGAAATGGTAAAAAAATTTTCCAAGGAAAAGGTATTTCCGAGCGTAGAGGAACGGGATGAGCATGGGACCTGGGGGGACGAAATTTGGAAAGAAATGGGTAGTATGGGCCTCCTGGGTATGGCTGTTCCCGAGGAATATGGAGGGCAAGGCGGCACCTGTTTACAATGCTGTATCGCTCAAGAGTCCTTTAATGCAGGGAGTCTGGATGGAGGCTTCGGTTTGTCTTGGGGCGCGCATATGATTATCGGTACTCTACCGATTTTGTTTCAAGGAACCGAAGAACAGAAACGCAAATATTTACCTAAGTTGGCAACGGGGGAGTGGATTGCAGGTCTAGGTTTGACCGAACCTGATTCCGGATCCGACGCGGCGGGAATGTTAACGTTCGCTCAAAAAGTCGACGGTGGATTCATTTTGAATGGAAGTAAAATGTACATCACGAACGGACCGATCGGTCAGGTATTCATAATCATGGCTCGGACCACCAAGTCAAGAGGGCCGATGGGAGTTTCCGCCTTTATTGTAGAATCTCATATGAAAGGTTTTTACGTCAGTAAGGTATTGAAAAAACTCGGACACAATACTTCTACTACTGCCGAACTTTCCTTCCAAGATTTATTTGTTCCCGAAGAAAATCTGCTCGGTCCGTTAAATTCAGGATTCTTGCGGATCGGAAAGGCGACTTTGGAATGGGAACGTACAGTTTTAGTCGCAGCCGTGCCAGGTGGAATGGAATTTTCACTCGAAGCCGGAATCGAATACGCGTGGAAGCGACATCAATTCGGTAAACCCATTTTATCTTTTTACGGTATTCAAGAAAAATTGGCGAGGAATTGGATCTATCTCTGCGCCTCCCGCAGATTAATCTACTTTGTCGCTAATAAAAAAGACAGCGATCCTTCGTCAAGTTTGCCCTTGGAAAGTTCCGCTTTAAAAGTTTTCGTTACTGAAACTGCCGAAGAATTAGCAAGCGAAGCGGTTCAGCTCTTTGGCGGAATGGGTTATATGCGTGAGTGTCCGGCAAGTAGATTGTATCGGGATGTCAAGTTAGGTACGATTGGAGGAGGGACTTCCGAAATTCAAAGAAGTATAATATCTTCTACGTTTAGCGGATATGAAAAATTTTTCGGCGTTTTGGAACATTCCTACTCCGAAGACGTTCGTCAAAAGGCCGAAAAAGAATTAGCGGATTCTCCTCAAGGTAAATTCCTCGCTTCGGCAAAAAGATTGGTTCGATCCATCGGACAAAATCCGGAAAGAAAGAAAAAGCAGGTTTGGGAATTCGCATTCGCCGATCTCCTCGTTCTTACTGCGGTTCTTCAACTCGGATTCTGGGACGCGGTTCAATCGACTTCCGAATACGAATCGAAGGATCGTATTCGAGATCTTAGGCTTCTGACTTTCTTTGCCGGAACTCGTTTTTTGAAAAACGCTTCCTTTCTCAAAGACTTAGATTCACAAGGAACGAAATTTCTTTTGCAGGAATTTTACGAGTTAGATACGGTAGATAAGGACGTCGCAGATTGTATCGAATTCTTAAAAGCCGGGATTTTGGGTGGGGTCGTCGTATAG
- a CDS encoding AMP-dependent synthetase/ligase, whose product MENNRKYFYDMLEKAASRFPAKESFSKRTKAGIQGRTFSQLKTLTDHLIGGLIQAEVLKDDKILYLCDASSNWILGDIAIISAGAISVPRGTDVVDEDILYIVNHSESKYALVQKEKDKQRILNLSSKLPSLKKIYVLEDDIGELKTGPESVGELIEKGKAYISQNSDCIKKRLKEKSPDELATLIYTSGTTGAPKGVMLTQTGWISAVEKVIGFVGLKSSDSGISLLPPWHAFERAIEYCIIELGAEFLVSNINNLKEDLKEFKPTLFPSVPRIWESLYNGIMNKVAKESSVKRSLFNFFLKVGMSWAEKKSVLFDYDFRIMKPNSILRLLQKLEAFFGLIFLSPLKLGAILIFRGVHQALGGRLRVSVSAGSALPSVVDKFLSGIGLIVLEGYGMTETSAVLSIRKSNRPSPGTVGTPIAGYECVIKDEAGNPVIQGKKGNLWIKSKQVLIGYYKRPELNATVFDKDGFFDTGDIMRFNYRNELVFTGRAKDTIVLAGGENVEPVPVEDQLLNSPYINQVMVTGHDAKHLVALIVPDFEKLRAEFHDLPEDPVAWNDHPKVREIFKSEVSTRISRKNGFKSFEVVPQNAFYIVPRPFDPDKEMTRTLKMKRNEILDSFKKEIDALTKP is encoded by the coding sequence AGGCAGCATCTCGATTTCCAGCAAAGGAAAGCTTTTCTAAAAGAACGAAAGCAGGCATACAAGGGCGAACCTTTTCGCAATTGAAGACGTTAACGGATCATCTCATCGGAGGATTGATTCAAGCAGAAGTTCTAAAAGACGATAAAATACTCTATCTTTGCGATGCTAGCAGCAATTGGATTTTAGGCGATATCGCCATTATTAGCGCAGGTGCGATCTCGGTCCCAAGGGGCACCGACGTTGTGGACGAGGATATTCTTTATATCGTAAACCATTCCGAAAGTAAATATGCTCTGGTTCAGAAGGAGAAAGATAAACAACGCATTCTTAATTTATCCTCTAAGCTTCCTTCCTTGAAAAAGATATATGTGTTAGAGGATGATATAGGAGAACTAAAAACCGGACCTGAGAGCGTAGGCGAATTGATTGAAAAAGGAAAAGCCTATATATCTCAAAATTCGGATTGTATTAAGAAAAGATTAAAGGAAAAAAGTCCCGACGAATTAGCGACCCTCATCTACACTTCGGGAACGACGGGAGCTCCAAAAGGAGTCATGTTAACTCAAACAGGATGGATTTCCGCAGTCGAAAAGGTGATAGGGTTCGTGGGACTTAAATCTTCGGATTCGGGAATCAGCCTTTTACCGCCCTGGCACGCTTTTGAGCGAGCGATCGAATACTGCATTATAGAACTAGGTGCGGAATTTCTAGTATCTAACATTAATAATTTAAAGGAAGACTTAAAAGAATTTAAACCTACCCTGTTTCCTTCCGTCCCTAGAATTTGGGAATCTCTATATAATGGAATCATGAATAAGGTCGCCAAAGAATCTTCTGTCAAGAGGTCTTTATTCAATTTTTTTCTGAAAGTCGGAATGAGTTGGGCTGAGAAAAAATCCGTTCTATTCGATTATGATTTCAGAATCATGAAACCCAACTCAATACTGCGATTGCTGCAGAAACTCGAAGCCTTCTTCGGTCTGATTTTTTTATCACCGCTTAAGCTCGGTGCAATTCTGATTTTTAGAGGGGTTCATCAAGCTCTCGGAGGCAGATTGCGGGTATCCGTCTCTGCCGGCAGCGCCTTACCCTCCGTAGTCGATAAGTTTCTTTCAGGAATCGGTTTAATCGTTCTCGAAGGATACGGAATGACGGAAACTTCCGCAGTACTTTCCATTCGAAAATCGAACCGGCCTTCGCCCGGCACAGTGGGAACTCCTATAGCCGGATATGAATGCGTCATTAAGGACGAAGCCGGAAATCCGGTGATTCAAGGAAAAAAAGGAAATCTCTGGATAAAATCTAAACAGGTTCTTATAGGTTATTATAAGCGTCCCGAACTCAATGCTACCGTTTTCGACAAGGATGGTTTCTTCGATACCGGAGATATAATGCGGTTCAATTATAGAAACGAATTGGTTTTTACCGGTCGTGCGAAGGATACTATCGTCCTTGCAGGCGGGGAAAATGTGGAACCGGTTCCCGTTGAGGATCAGTTATTGAATTCGCCTTATATAAATCAAGTTATGGTAACGGGCCATGATGCTAAGCATCTCGTTGCATTAATCGTTCCGGATTTCGAAAAGCTGCGAGCGGAATTTCACGACCTGCCTGAAGATCCGGTTGCTTGGAACGATCACCCGAAAGTTAGGGAAATTTTCAAATCAGAAGTTTCGACTCGAATTTCCCGAAAAAATGGGTTTAAATCGTTTGAAGTAGTTCCGCAAAACGCCTTCTATATCGTGCCGAGGCCTTTCGACCCGGATAAAGAGATGACGCGAACTCTTAAAATGAAACGAAACGAAATCTTAGATAGCTTCAAAAAAGAAATAGATGCGCTTACTAAACCGTAA